The proteins below come from a single Chryseobacterium nepalense genomic window:
- a CDS encoding DUF4251 domain-containing protein produces MKKFISIICMLTFLLLFENCSSQSSNMDVQAVTALVNSQDFSFQAQRANPTNYDVINIANSLPNAPATRIFDLTGSNYSIDIRPNSLEVALPYFGRVFNPTYGNTTQNSYRFTSKDFTINKSQNKKGAWIVRIKTNDVKAVDEIIIEVSKSGQALTSIRSNDRQPISYYGYITKNEEQKVQP; encoded by the coding sequence ATGAAAAAGTTTATCTCCATTATATGCATGCTTACCTTTCTATTGCTTTTCGAAAACTGTTCTTCACAGAGCAGCAATATGGATGTCCAGGCAGTAACGGCGCTTGTAAATTCCCAGGATTTTTCGTTTCAGGCACAGAGAGCCAATCCTACCAATTATGACGTTATCAATATTGCAAACTCATTGCCTAATGCTCCCGCTACCAGAATTTTTGACCTGACCGGCAGCAATTACAGCATCGATATCAGACCTAACAGTCTGGAAGTTGCACTCCCTTATTTTGGAAGAGTTTTTAACCCTACCTATGGAAATACAACACAAAACAGTTACCGATTTACTTCAAAGGATTTTACCATTAATAAAAGTCAGAATAAAAAAGGAGCCTGGATTGTAAGAATTAAAACCAATGATGTGAAAGCTGTTGATGAAATTATTATTGAAGTTTCGAAATCCGGACAAGCTCTTACCTCTATAAGAAGCAACGACAGGCAGCCGATTTCGTATTATGGATATATTACAAAAAATGAAGAACAGAAAGTTCAGCCTTAA
- the meaB gene encoding methylmalonyl Co-A mutase-associated GTPase MeaB: MKFSTKELLEGIQSGNKRLIAKAITLVESKKAEHRQQAEELLKEVMPFTGNSIRVGVTGVPGAGKSTFIENFGRLAIANGKKVAVLAIDPSSAINKGSILGDKTRMEELAKEENAFIRPSPSSGFLGGVANTTFETMMICEAAGYDYILIETVGVGQSEVLVADITDVFLFLKIIGGGDELQGIKRGIMEMVDVIFINKVDEENLRKAKNTRIELKRALDFIPPKEKDWKVPVLLGSALSNEGLNEVFEKIDEFISLKKKTNRFDQVRNQQAEKRFEYWVQEYILSEMKKNNTLEEAYLQHKKNASALVSNPSTEAKLFVEKFLSKEKS, from the coding sequence ATGAAATTTTCTACAAAAGAACTATTGGAAGGAATACAGTCAGGAAACAAACGCCTGATTGCAAAAGCCATTACCTTAGTAGAAAGTAAAAAAGCTGAGCACCGCCAACAAGCCGAAGAATTACTAAAAGAGGTGATGCCTTTCACGGGAAATTCCATCAGAGTGGGCGTAACAGGTGTTCCGGGTGCGGGAAAATCAACCTTTATTGAAAATTTTGGCAGGCTTGCAATTGCCAATGGCAAGAAGGTGGCGGTTCTGGCGATTGATCCGAGTTCAGCCATTAATAAAGGAAGTATTCTGGGCGATAAAACAAGGATGGAAGAACTGGCAAAAGAAGAAAACGCTTTTATAAGGCCTTCTCCAAGCTCAGGATTTCTGGGAGGTGTTGCCAATACCACTTTTGAAACCATGATGATCTGCGAAGCAGCGGGCTACGATTATATTTTAATAGAAACCGTAGGTGTCGGTCAGTCTGAAGTTTTGGTCGCAGATATTACAGATGTTTTCCTGTTTTTAAAAATAATCGGCGGCGGAGATGAACTTCAGGGAATCAAAAGAGGAATCATGGAAATGGTAGATGTGATCTTTATCAATAAAGTTGATGAAGAAAATCTGCGGAAAGCGAAAAATACGAGGATCGAATTAAAAAGAGCACTGGATTTTATTCCTCCAAAAGAAAAAGACTGGAAAGTTCCGGTTTTACTGGGTTCTGCTTTAAGCAATGAGGGGCTTAATGAAGTTTTTGAAAAAATTGATGAATTCATTAGCCTTAAAAAGAAAACCAACAGATTTGATCAAGTAAGAAATCAGCAGGCTGAAAAGCGTTTCGAATATTGGGTTCAGGAATATATTTTGTCGGAGATGAAGAAAAACAATACTTTGGAAGAGGCTTATCTTCAGCATAAAAAAAATGCTTCTGCACTGGTTTCCAATCCAAGTACCGAAGCAAAATTATTTGTGGAAAAATTTTTATCTAAAGAAAAATCTTAA
- a CDS encoding cytochrome C, with protein MKKIIAVASFTAVLLASCTPKATTAATPAAAVSTAEQIAQGKTIFENSCGRCYKLPDPASHTSVQWVGIMNSMAPKAKLNDEQHQWVYDYIVSAKK; from the coding sequence ATGAAAAAAATCATTGCTGTAGCATCTTTTACAGCCGTTTTATTGGCTTCTTGTACACCAAAAGCAACAACAGCAGCCACTCCGGCAGCCGCTGTATCTACAGCCGAACAAATTGCACAGGGAAAAACCATTTTCGAAAACTCCTGCGGAAGATGCTATAAACTCCCGGATCCTGCATCTCACACTTCTGTGCAGTGGGTGGGAATCATGAATTCTATGGCGCCGAAAGCAAAACTGAACGATGAACAGCACCAGTGGGTGTACGATTACATCGTTTCTGCAAAAAAATAA
- a CDS encoding cytochrome C, which translates to MKKLILSAIGFSALLVSCGPKSTAVTGPKYTSSEQLEQGKTIFENSCNKCHALPNPEKHDDQGWLKTLSRMAPKAKLNDEQHQMVYDYLISVNKK; encoded by the coding sequence ATGAAAAAACTGATATTAAGCGCGATAGGATTTTCTGCATTGCTTGTATCGTGCGGACCCAAAAGCACTGCGGTAACAGGGCCTAAGTACACTTCATCCGAACAACTGGAGCAGGGAAAGACGATTTTTGAAAATTCCTGTAACAAATGCCACGCTCTTCCTAATCCGGAAAAGCACGACGACCAGGGATGGCTAAAGACACTGAGCAGAATGGCACCGAAAGCTAAACTGAACGACGAACAGCATCAAATGGTATATGACTATCTGATTTCCGTAAACAAGAAATAA
- a CDS encoding tetratricopeptide repeat protein — MTLTKNKYYFEALDNYPYNLPECLEALNYALSYDPEDADSLCLMGRIYSEMLSDYEKAKLYFEEAMQCDVTNLNVPQYYISCLIDNEDYHEAEKLIDYSLKIKGIDKATLWFYRSLLSEKRGSCVNALKFLDETAKYCFTKYSLDVVKDRKKFIKSKMPKKKKTKKETK, encoded by the coding sequence ATGACCTTAACTAAAAATAAATACTACTTCGAAGCGCTGGATAATTATCCTTACAATCTTCCGGAATGTCTGGAAGCGTTGAATTATGCTTTATCTTATGATCCTGAAGATGCAGACAGTCTTTGTCTCATGGGAAGAATCTACAGTGAGATGTTATCCGATTATGAAAAGGCAAAGCTGTACTTTGAAGAAGCTATGCAGTGTGATGTTACGAATCTGAATGTTCCTCAATATTACATCAGCTGCCTTATTGATAACGAAGACTATCACGAAGCCGAAAAACTGATTGATTATTCTTTGAAAATCAAGGGAATTGATAAAGCAACCTTATGGTTTTACAGGTCTTTACTTTCCGAAAAACGCGGCAGTTGTGTAAATGCGCTGAAATTTTTAGATGAAACCGCAAAGTACTGCTTTACAAAATACAGTCTGGATGTGGTGAAAGACCGTAAGAAATTCATTAAATCCAAAATGCCGAAGAAAAAGAAAACAAAAAAGGAGACAAAATAA
- the prfH gene encoding peptide chain release factor H, protein MDKIIQITSGKGPLECQWVVAKVLKVFLEDAKNNYIDYEIIHRENGDENLTLKSVTILLKSKMVNEFLKNWLGSICWTGKSTFRKLHKRTNWFIGIFELEEERKVSFNEKDIRFQTARSQGSGGQNVNKVNTAVRATYLPTGHSVFVQDSRSQLENKKISISRLKEKVLEQNIIMIQKRLQDTWNNHLQVQRGNPIRTFSGTDFKKNHQEKSFKKQRDQLKKELKNYNNDLN, encoded by the coding sequence ATGGACAAAATAATACAAATAACCTCCGGAAAAGGACCTTTGGAATGCCAGTGGGTAGTGGCAAAAGTGCTGAAGGTTTTCCTTGAGGACGCAAAAAATAACTATATAGACTATGAAATCATTCATCGTGAAAACGGTGACGAAAACCTTACCCTCAAATCCGTAACCATTCTTTTAAAATCAAAAATGGTAAACGAATTTTTAAAAAACTGGTTGGGAAGTATTTGCTGGACCGGGAAAAGTACTTTTAGGAAGCTACATAAAAGAACCAACTGGTTCATCGGAATCTTTGAACTGGAAGAAGAAAGGAAAGTAAGTTTTAACGAAAAGGATATTCGTTTTCAGACGGCCAGAAGCCAGGGAAGTGGTGGACAAAATGTGAATAAGGTGAATACGGCGGTACGGGCCACATACCTTCCGACCGGTCACAGTGTTTTCGTGCAGGATTCTCGTTCTCAGCTGGAAAATAAGAAGATTTCCATTTCAAGACTGAAAGAGAAAGTATTGGAACAAAATATTATCATGATTCAGAAAAGATTACAGGATACATGGAATAATCATCTGCAGGTACAGAGAGGAAATCCCATCCGGACATTTTCCGGAACGGATTTTAAAAAGAACCATCAGGAAAAATCTTTCAAAAAGCAAAGAGACCAACTGAAAAAAGAATTAAAAAATTACAACAATGACCTTAACTAA
- a CDS encoding RtcB family protein, whose translation MGNLKLKGKDILKIGYPNNQSINIALEVMKRNFATKNIHHVKSLLKKILQNPEHFEKDLTFGQIAEALLSSKKTEKRMLNANRASFQIFGNNISDEAKNQLYTALKLPVSVSGALMPDAHSGYGLPIGGVLAVENAVIPYGVGMDIGCRMSLSILDTPVSYLDGARDKYEKVLMEHTKFGMYETHKSHVDHEIFDSDTFDMIPILKRLKGKAIKQMGTSGGGNHFVEFGEVEITEEDGQIGLPKGKYLGILSHSGSRGLGAEIAQYYSRVATEQCPLPKEAQQFAWLDLNTHLGLEYWTAMNLAGDYASACHDDIHRRLVKAVGGRVKAKIENHHNFAWKEIHNGKEVIVHRKGATPANENELGMIPGSMTAKGFIVRGKGNPDSLNSASHGAGRAYSRGECRNLFTQNDIRKELKLKNVTLMGGNAEEAPMAYKDINEVMNAQQELVDILGTFQPRIVRMDK comes from the coding sequence ATGGGAAATTTAAAACTTAAAGGAAAAGACATATTAAAAATAGGCTATCCGAACAATCAAAGTATCAACATTGCTTTGGAAGTCATGAAAAGAAATTTTGCGACGAAGAATATACATCATGTGAAATCTCTTTTAAAAAAAATTCTGCAAAATCCGGAGCACTTCGAAAAAGATTTAACCTTCGGACAAATAGCGGAAGCCCTGCTTTCATCAAAAAAAACAGAAAAAAGAATGCTCAATGCAAACCGGGCTTCTTTTCAGATTTTCGGAAATAATATCTCAGATGAAGCAAAAAATCAGCTGTACACAGCACTGAAACTTCCGGTCTCAGTAAGTGGAGCTTTAATGCCTGATGCGCACAGCGGTTACGGTCTACCGATCGGAGGAGTGCTTGCTGTTGAAAACGCAGTGATTCCCTACGGAGTCGGGATGGATATCGGCTGTAGAATGAGCCTGAGTATTTTGGATACTCCGGTTTCCTATCTGGACGGAGCAAGAGATAAGTATGAGAAAGTACTAATGGAGCATACAAAATTCGGGATGTATGAAACTCATAAATCTCATGTCGATCATGAAATTTTCGACAGCGATACATTTGATATGATTCCGATTTTAAAAAGACTGAAAGGAAAAGCCATTAAACAAATGGGAACTTCCGGTGGTGGGAATCATTTCGTAGAATTCGGAGAGGTGGAAATTACAGAAGAAGACGGTCAGATCGGGCTTCCGAAGGGAAAGTATCTGGGAATTCTTTCACACAGCGGATCGCGCGGATTAGGGGCAGAAATTGCTCAATACTATTCCAGGGTTGCAACAGAGCAGTGCCCGCTACCCAAAGAAGCACAGCAATTTGCCTGGCTGGATCTGAATACCCATCTAGGATTAGAATACTGGACGGCAATGAATCTTGCAGGAGACTATGCTTCAGCATGTCACGATGATATTCACAGAAGACTTGTGAAAGCTGTCGGAGGAAGGGTAAAAGCAAAAATTGAAAATCACCATAATTTCGCATGGAAAGAAATTCATAACGGAAAAGAAGTGATTGTCCACAGAAAGGGAGCAACTCCGGCCAATGAAAATGAATTGGGAATGATTCCCGGTTCTATGACGGCAAAAGGATTTATCGTGCGCGGAAAAGGAAATCCGGATTCGCTGAACTCCGCTTCTCATGGAGCGGGAAGAGCATATTCAAGAGGAGAATGCAGAAATCTTTTTACCCAGAATGATATCAGAAAAGAATTAAAACTTAAAAATGTCACTTTAATGGGTGGTAATGCTGAAGAAGCACCAATGGCATATAAAGACATCAATGAAGTGATGAATGCACAACAGGAACTCGTCGATATTCTTGGAACTTTTCAGCCTCGGATTGTGAGGATGGATAAATAA
- a CDS encoding fasciclin domain-containing protein encodes MTVYQLISADNDLRTLKSAVDKAGLSATLNQTGPLTLFAPGNTAFNAFLQANGYASLNDVPTAALRTLLMNHVLGSELKASQLSTGYVSTLAIGAASVARPISMFINTSSGVKINGVSSVVSADIDASNGVIHKVNAVIGLPTIVTHATANPQFSSLVAALTRNDMPNFVGILSGTTNSPFTVFAPTNQAFSSLLTEVGLPNLAAIPQPLLENTLKYHVVTGVNVASNNLFNNMIVPTFQGSTFKITTTGGAKITDKNNRVSNIVATDVQCNNGIIHVINKVLLP; translated from the coding sequence ATGACTGTCTATCAGTTAATTTCAGCAGATAATGATTTGCGTACTCTTAAATCCGCGGTAGACAAAGCAGGATTATCTGCTACACTTAATCAGACCGGTCCCCTGACTCTGTTTGCACCTGGTAACACTGCATTTAATGCGTTTTTACAAGCAAATGGATATGCAAGTTTAAATGACGTACCCACAGCAGCGCTGAGAACTTTATTGATGAATCATGTTCTGGGCTCGGAATTGAAAGCGTCTCAACTTTCAACGGGTTATGTTTCTACTTTGGCAATTGGTGCGGCTTCCGTTGCACGACCTATCAGCATGTTTATTAATACCAGCAGTGGTGTAAAAATTAACGGGGTATCTTCTGTAGTATCAGCAGATATTGACGCCAGCAACGGTGTTATACATAAAGTGAACGCCGTAATAGGTTTGCCAACTATTGTCACCCATGCCACGGCAAATCCGCAGTTTAGTTCTCTTGTTGCTGCACTAACAAGAAATGACATGCCGAACTTTGTGGGAATACTTAGCGGAACGACAAATTCTCCCTTCACAGTATTTGCGCCAACCAATCAGGCATTCTCATCATTATTGACTGAAGTGGGCCTTCCTAATCTTGCAGCAATCCCACAGCCGCTCCTTGAAAATACGTTAAAGTATCATGTTGTAACGGGAGTGAATGTTGCATCAAATAATCTCTTCAATAATATGATTGTACCTACTTTCCAGGGAAGTACATTTAAAATCACAACTACAGGAGGTGCTAAGATTACAGATAAAAACAACAGAGTATCAAATATTGTTGCCACTGATGTACAATGCAACAATGGAATAATTCATGTCATAAACAAAGTTCTTTTACCATAG
- a CDS encoding fasciclin domain-containing protein — MKNFLKPLLFSGIAVFSIYSCDDNDDVMMDSEMTVYQRISSDTDLSNLKAAVDKTGLSSTLDQSGTFTLFAPTNAAFATFLQANGYASLNDVPTAALKTLLMNHVLGTEVKSSGISTGYVSTLAIGPASSTRPLSMFINTSSGVRINGVSSVVATDIDVNNGVIHKVNAVIGLPTVVTHATANPQFSSLVSALTRNDMPNFVGILSGTANSPFTVFAPTNTAFSSLLTELNLANLAAIPQTILENTLKYHVVTGANVASTNLTNNMTVTTFQGGTFKINTTSGAKITDNNNRVSNIIATDVQCSNGIIHAIDKVLLP, encoded by the coding sequence ATGAAAAATTTTTTAAAACCTCTACTCTTTTCGGGAATCGCTGTATTTTCAATATACTCGTGCGATGACAATGATGATGTAATGATGGACTCTGAAATGACTGTCTATCAAAGAATTTCTTCAGACACAGATCTGAGTAATCTGAAAGCTGCCGTAGATAAGACAGGTCTATCATCAACCCTTGACCAATCCGGAACATTTACATTATTTGCACCCACCAATGCCGCTTTTGCAACATTTTTGCAGGCCAACGGATATGCAAGTTTAAATGACGTACCCACAGCAGCGCTGAAAACTTTACTGATGAATCACGTATTGGGTACTGAAGTAAAAAGTTCAGGAATATCAACCGGATATGTTTCCACGCTTGCCATTGGTCCGGCTTCCTCAACACGCCCGCTAAGCATGTTTATTAATACAAGCAGCGGCGTTAGAATCAATGGTGTTTCTTCAGTTGTTGCTACGGATATTGATGTAAATAATGGCGTAATCCATAAGGTAAATGCAGTTATCGGGTTACCGACAGTCGTGACACATGCCACTGCAAATCCACAATTCAGTTCCCTTGTTTCTGCACTTACAAGAAACGATATGCCAAATTTTGTAGGTATCCTCAGTGGTACAGCGAATTCGCCTTTCACGGTATTTGCTCCTACCAATACTGCTTTTTCATCATTATTAACGGAGCTGAATCTTGCAAATCTGGCAGCAATTCCACAAACTATACTTGAAAACACATTAAAGTACCACGTCGTAACAGGAGCTAACGTAGCATCAACAAACCTGACCAATAATATGACAGTGACTACTTTCCAAGGAGGGACATTCAAAATCAATACAACAAGTGGGGCGAAAATTACAGATAACAACAACAGGGTATCTAATATAATCGCCACTGATGTTCAATGCAGCAATGGAATTATTCATGCTATAGACAAAGTTTTATTACCCTAA
- the scpA gene encoding methylmalonyl-CoA mutase, with amino-acid sequence MRREVLNKTPQFTIAERQTEIYPFEKDGLQLKSSYKAEDVNDKELTHTTPGIAPYLRGPYSTMYVQKPWTIRQYAGFSTAEESNAFYRRNLAAGQKGLSVAFDLATHRGYDSDHARVVGDVGKAGVAIDSVEDMKILFNEIPLDQISVSMTMNGAVLPILSFYIVAAEEQGVSQELLSGTIQNDILKEFMVRNTYIYPPAPSMKIIADIFEYTSKYIPKFNSISISGYHMQEAGATPVLEMAYTLADGLEYVRTGIKAGMNVDDFAPRLSFFWAIGMNHFMEIAKMRAARYIWATLLKQFNPQNPKSLALRTHSQTSGWSLTEQEPFNNITRTAIEALSSALGGTQSLHTNALDEAIALPTDYSAKIARNTQIILQQESGICDVVDPMGGSNLVESLTQQMIEEAMKYIDEVEQEGGMTKAIEAGIPKMRIEEAAAKKQAKIDSGEEFIIGVNSFKSALKQDQIEILDIDNTEVRRKQIERLNKIKEERNAEAVVQILNEIRESAKTGEGNLLASCIEAARRRVTLGEMSDAMEESFGRYKANIRTISGVYAMNAGKNEYFEKALQLTQKFEKEEGRRPRLMVAKMGQDGHDRGAKVVATAFADMGFDVDVAPLFQTPEEVAKQAVENDIHILGVSSLAAGHKTLVPQVVEELKKLGADDITIVVGGVIPQQDYEFLYANGADFIFGPGTNLPKCAVDILKKFLN; translated from the coding sequence ATGAGACGGGAAGTTCTGAATAAAACTCCTCAATTTACGATTGCTGAAAGGCAGACTGAAATTTATCCATTTGAAAAAGATGGTCTACAGCTAAAGTCTTCCTACAAGGCAGAAGATGTTAACGACAAAGAATTAACTCACACGACTCCTGGAATTGCACCTTATTTAAGGGGGCCTTACTCCACCATGTACGTCCAGAAGCCGTGGACGATCCGTCAGTATGCAGGTTTTTCAACGGCAGAAGAATCCAATGCTTTTTACAGAAGAAATTTAGCAGCAGGACAAAAGGGACTTTCCGTTGCATTTGATTTGGCAACTCACAGAGGATACGATTCGGATCATGCAAGAGTGGTTGGTGATGTAGGAAAAGCCGGAGTGGCAATCGATTCTGTTGAGGATATGAAAATTTTATTCAACGAAATTCCATTAGATCAGATTTCTGTTTCCATGACGATGAACGGGGCCGTTTTGCCGATCCTTTCTTTTTATATTGTTGCCGCAGAAGAGCAGGGTGTTTCACAGGAACTGCTTTCGGGAACCATTCAGAATGATATTTTGAAAGAATTCATGGTGAGAAATACCTACATCTATCCGCCCGCGCCATCCATGAAAATTATTGCCGATATTTTTGAATATACTTCGAAATATATTCCGAAATTCAATTCGATTTCAATCTCCGGATATCACATGCAGGAAGCGGGGGCAACACCGGTTCTGGAAATGGCTTACACCCTTGCAGACGGATTGGAATATGTAAGAACAGGGATAAAAGCAGGAATGAATGTTGATGATTTTGCTCCGAGGCTATCCTTTTTCTGGGCTATCGGAATGAATCACTTCATGGAAATCGCAAAAATGCGCGCCGCAAGATATATTTGGGCAACCCTTTTAAAACAGTTCAATCCACAAAATCCTAAGTCTTTAGCCTTAAGAACACACTCGCAAACTTCAGGTTGGTCATTGACCGAGCAGGAGCCTTTCAATAATATTACCAGAACAGCAATTGAAGCGTTATCTTCAGCATTGGGAGGTACACAGTCTCTTCATACGAACGCTTTAGACGAAGCTATTGCTCTTCCGACAGACTATTCCGCGAAAATTGCAAGAAACACCCAGATTATTCTTCAGCAGGAAAGCGGAATCTGCGACGTGGTAGATCCTATGGGAGGTAGTAATTTGGTGGAAAGCCTTACCCAGCAGATGATCGAAGAAGCCATGAAATATATCGATGAGGTAGAGCAGGAAGGAGGAATGACGAAAGCCATCGAAGCCGGAATCCCGAAAATGAGAATTGAAGAAGCGGCTGCAAAGAAACAGGCAAAAATTGACAGTGGAGAAGAATTCATTATTGGTGTTAATTCATTTAAATCTGCTTTAAAACAAGATCAGATAGAAATATTAGATATCGACAATACGGAAGTTCGCAGAAAGCAGATCGAAAGATTAAATAAAATAAAAGAAGAAAGAAATGCAGAAGCTGTTGTTCAGATTTTAAATGAAATCCGGGAATCAGCCAAAACGGGAGAAGGAAACCTTCTCGCATCGTGTATTGAAGCGGCACGCAGAAGAGTAACGCTTGGAGAAATGAGTGATGCGATGGAAGAAAGTTTCGGAAGATACAAAGCCAATATCAGAACAATATCAGGAGTTTACGCCATGAATGCAGGAAAAAATGAATACTTTGAAAAAGCACTTCAGCTGACTCAGAAATTTGAGAAGGAAGAAGGTAGACGTCCCCGATTAATGGTGGCAAAAATGGGTCAGGACGGGCACGACAGAGGTGCAAAGGTAGTCGCTACCGCTTTTGCGGATATGGGATTTGATGTAGATGTTGCGCCATTGTTTCAAACACCTGAGGAAGTTGCGAAACAGGCTGTGGAAAATGATATTCACATTCTTGGTGTTTCTTCTTTGGCAGCCGGACACAAAACACTGGTTCCACAGGTGGTTGAAGAATTGAAAAAACTAGGTGCCGATGATATCACGATCGTTGTTGGTGGTGTAATTCCCCAACAGGATTATGAATTCTTATATGCCAATGGAGCCGATTTTATCTTTGGTCCCGGAACCAATCTTCCAAAGTGTGCGGTGGATATTTTGAAGAAATTTTTAAATTAA